Below is a genomic region from Acetobacter ghanensis.
CGGACTTCCGAACGCTGGAGGTGGCGCACTTCTGTGGCAAGGCGTTCAATACCGCTGGCAATAACGGCCAGAGCGCAGAAGAATGCTGCGTGGCGGTCACGCGGGATTACCTGAGTGGAAACCGTTTCGGCCTTCAGCCCAAGGCGTTCGGCCACATAGGCTTCAACACGTGGGTCAAGATGGGCGTAAGTGCCCACGGCGCCGGAAATGGCACAGGTGGCAATTTCAGCCCGTGCTGTTTCAAGGCGGGTTTTGTTCCGCGCGAATTCTGCATAATGCCCGGCAATTTTGAGCCCGAAAGACGTGGGTTCCGCATGGATGCCGTGGCTGCGGCCGATGGTCAGGGTGTGTTTATGCTCAAACGCACGGGCCTTGAGTGCGGCTAGCGTTTCGTCCAGATCCTTGAGCAGTAGGTCCGTTGCCTGCACAAGCTGCACAGCAAGGCATGTGTCCAGCACGTCAGAAGACGTCATGCCCAGATGGACAAAGCGGCTTTCGGGGCCCACTTTTTCCGCAAGCCAGGTCAGAAACGCAATGACGTCATGCCGTGTTTCGGCTTCAATCTCATCAATTCTGGCAAGATCCGCATCGGAAAAAGCGGCCATGGCGGCCCCACCTTTTTCACGCACAACCTTGGCGGCTTCTTTGGGGACAGTCCCGTATTCAGCCATGGCCTCGCAAGCGAGTGCTTCGATTTCGAACCAGATGCGATAGCGGTTTTCAGGGGACCAGATTGCGGCCATGACGGGGCGGGTATAGCGCGGCACCATAACGCAGATTTCCTTAACCAGAACAGTTTGAATGTCAGAACAGGTGGCGTCTCTCTAGCGGATTTCGCGCATGTCGTCTGCCCGCAATCCGGAAAACTTTGACATTTTCTGTCGCGTGCCAGAAATTCCCGCCATTCAAGGCTTTGTTTGGAATCGGAGTTATTGTGTCCAACCTATTTGATTCTGCCAGTTTTCCGGCACTTACGGCCCTTCTGCAGGTGGTGCTGATTGACGTTACTCTGGCAGGAGACAATGCGGTTGTCATTGGTATGGCGGTCCGGTCTTTGGCTGGTGCGCAGCGGCGCAAGGCCATTTGGGCAGGTGTGGGGCTGGCTGCTGTTATTAGGGTTCTGCTGGCTCTTGTTGCTGTCAAACTTCTGGCAGTTGTGGGGCTTACACTGGCTGGCGGCCTGCTACTGCTCTGGGTCTGCTGGCGGATGTACCGTGAGATGCAGGACAGCCATACTGCCGATGAAGAAGGCACCCCTGCCCCCGGAAACCTGCGCTCCGCGATTATCAGGATACTGATAGCCGATTTGTCCATGAGCCTCGATAACGTATTGGCTGTGGCGGGTGCGGCGCGTGAGCATCCCGGTATTCTGGTTATGGGGCTTGCGCTATCTGTGGTGCTTATGGGGCTTGCTGCCTCGCTGATTGCACGCCTGCTTGAGCGTTATAAGTGGATTTCGTGG
It encodes:
- a CDS encoding YjbE family putative metal transport protein (Members of this highly hydrophobic protein family,regularly are found preceded by the yybP-ykoY manganese riboswitch (see RF00080). A metal cation transport function is proposed.), whose amino-acid sequence is MSNLFDSASFPALTALLQVVLIDVTLAGDNAVVIGMAVRSLAGAQRRKAIWAGVGLAAVIRVLLALVAVKLLAVVGLTLAGGLLLLWVCWRMYREMQDSHTADEEGTPAPGNLRSAIIRILIADLSMSLDNVLAVAGAAREHPGILVMGLALSVVLMGLAASLIARLLERYKWISWVGLLVVLAVAIELIVSGGGEVWGHLS
- the purB gene encoding adenylosuccinate lyase, encoding MVPRYTRPVMAAIWSPENRYRIWFEIEALACEAMAEYGTVPKEAAKVVREKGGAAMAAFSDADLARIDEIEAETRHDVIAFLTWLAEKVGPESRFVHLGMTSSDVLDTCLAVQLVQATDLLLKDLDETLAALKARAFEHKHTLTIGRSHGIHAEPTSFGLKIAGHYAEFARNKTRLETARAEIATCAISGAVGTYAHLDPRVEAYVAERLGLKAETVSTQVIPRDRHAAFFCALAVIASGIERLATEVRHLQRSEVREAEEFFHPGQKGSSAMPHKRNPVLTENLTGLARLVRAAVIPALENVALWHERDISHSSVERNICPDATIGLDFALARLSGMISKLVVYPDRMAANIESLGGVVHSGEVLLALAKAGLSREDAYRIVQRNAMATWTKLGTPEGKTFRENLADDTEISGRIPADVLDAAMDSRQHLKALDTQFEKIFGEAGPKQ